In Lysinibacillus sp. FSL M8-0337, the following proteins share a genomic window:
- a CDS encoding cation:dicarboxylase symporter family transporter: MKKKFKISLAAQILIGLILGIIVGGIFYGNPKVETYLQPLGDIFLHLIKMIVVPIIISTLIVGVAGTGDMKQLGRLGGKTLIYFEIITTVAIVVGLLSANLFHPGAGINMNELSQGDISKYVSTTEEVQHEGPFDIIVGIVPTNIIQSMAEGNMLAIIFFSVIFGLGVAAIGERGKPVLDFFQGVADAMFWVTNLVMKFAPIGVFGLIGVTVSKYGFASLIPLGKLAILVYVTMFFFIFVILGLVAKFAGVNILYLIRVLKDELILAFSTASSEAVLPRVMLKMEKLGAPKDIVSFVIPTGYSFNLDGSTLYQAIAALFIAQMYGIHLSIGEQITLMLVLMVTSKGIAGVPGVSFVVLLATLGTVGIPIEGLAFIAGIDRILDMGRTVVNVIGNSLASLVMAKWEGRFDKEKMKNYFKENENLA, translated from the coding sequence TTGAAAAAGAAATTTAAAATCAGTTTAGCCGCTCAAATTTTAATCGGTTTGATTTTAGGGATAATTGTTGGTGGTATCTTTTATGGTAACCCCAAAGTTGAAACATATTTACAACCATTAGGAGATATCTTCCTACATCTAATTAAGATGATTGTAGTACCTATTATCATTTCGACTTTAATTGTTGGTGTTGCTGGAACTGGAGACATGAAACAGCTCGGAAGATTAGGCGGAAAAACGCTTATTTACTTTGAAATCATTACAACAGTAGCGATTGTTGTTGGATTACTTTCAGCAAACCTGTTCCATCCAGGTGCTGGCATCAATATGAACGAACTTTCGCAAGGGGATATTTCAAAATACGTTTCAACAACTGAAGAAGTACAGCATGAAGGTCCATTTGATATTATTGTAGGCATTGTACCGACAAATATTATTCAATCAATGGCTGAAGGCAATATGCTTGCCATCATCTTCTTCTCTGTTATTTTTGGTTTAGGGGTAGCTGCAATTGGAGAACGAGGTAAACCTGTATTGGACTTCTTCCAAGGTGTAGCAGATGCTATGTTCTGGGTAACGAACCTTGTGATGAAATTCGCTCCAATTGGGGTATTTGGTTTAATTGGTGTAACCGTTTCCAAATATGGGTTCGCTTCCCTCATACCTTTAGGTAAGCTTGCAATACTTGTATATGTCACAATGTTCTTCTTCATCTTTGTCATTCTTGGCCTTGTTGCAAAATTTGCCGGTGTCAACATTCTCTACTTAATTAGAGTGTTAAAAGATGAGTTAATTTTAGCCTTCTCCACTGCTAGCTCGGAAGCTGTATTACCACGAGTGATGTTGAAAATGGAGAAATTAGGTGCACCAAAAGATATTGTTTCCTTTGTTATTCCGACAGGCTATTCTTTTAACTTAGATGGTTCAACATTGTATCAAGCAATTGCCGCATTATTCATTGCCCAAATGTATGGTATTCACTTAAGCATCGGGGAACAAATTACATTAATGCTTGTATTAATGGTTACTTCTAAAGGGATTGCCGGTGTACCAGGCGTATCATTCGTTGTATTACTTGCCACTTTAGGTACTGTTGGTATTCCAATCGAAGGTTTAGCATTTATTGCTGGTATCGACCGTATCCTTGATATGGGACGAACAGTAGTTAACGTAATCGGAAACTCACTAGCTTCATTAGTAATGGCGAAATGGGAAGGCCGCTTCGATAAAGAAAAAATGAAAAACTACTTTAAAGAAAATGAAAATTTAGCATAA
- a CDS encoding methyl-accepting chemotaxis protein has translation MQKNDTQVTDDLVVQAIERNIAIIRFDMNRKVAYVNELFAKTMGYTVEKMMGKDHKEFCFPNYVKSPEYERFWRNLAAGKSYQDKVERMDAQGNSIWLEATYMPVFDSHSRKVIGVSKIATNITERQNTIVNVADQLKQMSTKLYSRSEAGIKNSENLLETIQQVSKESSENVKNLDQLQNQAESIKGIVKTIQGIASQTNLLALNAAIEAARAGEYGRGFDVVAKEVRKLSVRVEQSISEVKENVEGIVREIGQVTESITRISEEIEKTNGQITVTTSDFAEIASAAEALDERSKQFIEII, from the coding sequence ATGCAAAAAAATGATACACAAGTCACAGATGATTTAGTTGTTCAAGCAATTGAGCGTAATATAGCGATTATCCGATTTGATATGAACCGAAAAGTTGCTTATGTAAATGAGCTTTTTGCGAAAACAATGGGCTATACAGTAGAAAAAATGATGGGGAAAGACCATAAGGAATTTTGTTTTCCTAATTACGTAAAGAGTCCTGAATACGAGAGGTTTTGGCGTAATTTAGCAGCAGGTAAGAGCTATCAAGATAAAGTAGAACGAATGGATGCTCAAGGAAATAGTATTTGGCTAGAGGCTACTTATATGCCAGTATTTGATAGTCATTCAAGAAAAGTGATTGGTGTATCCAAAATAGCAACAAATATTACGGAACGTCAAAACACCATTGTCAATGTAGCAGATCAGTTAAAGCAAATGTCCACTAAGCTGTATAGTCGTTCAGAGGCAGGTATTAAAAATAGTGAAAATTTACTTGAAACAATTCAACAAGTTTCAAAAGAATCCTCGGAAAATGTTAAAAACTTAGATCAATTGCAAAATCAAGCAGAATCCATTAAAGGCATTGTCAAAACAATTCAAGGTATTGCCTCCCAAACAAACTTACTTGCTTTAAATGCAGCTATTGAAGCCGCAAGAGCTGGAGAGTATGGCAGAGGTTTTGATGTTGTCGCCAAAGAGGTGCGAAAACTGTCCGTAAGAGTAGAGCAATCGATTTCAGAGGTGAAAGAAAATGTGGAAGGGATTGTACGCGAGATTGGGCAAGTAACTGAAAGCATCACGCGAATTTCTGAAGAAATTGAAAAAACGAATGGGCAGATTACTGTGACGACGAGTGATTTTGCTGAAATCGCTTCTGCAGCAGAGGCATTAGATGAACGGTCTAAGCAATTTATTGAAATAATTTAA
- a CDS encoding RraA family protein: protein MTKVEISFKHLPTTAISDATGGHTNLRSDIKPLADHFKIAGRAVTVRLPDGENGAVLEAIRGASEGDILVIDAKGNRNRAVAGDFVISLAKGMGVQGFVVDGVIRDIAAIRELDFPVFSLGTTVAAGNKNGGGKVNVPIAIGGVTVQPGDYIIGDVDGVIVVPQEDAERIVAAAEAKVEKDEVRAQEAHVNGKASIIAYLDKVLTK from the coding sequence ATGACAAAAGTGGAAATAAGTTTTAAACATTTACCAACGACAGCAATTTCAGATGCAACTGGGGGGCATACAAATTTACGCAGTGACATTAAACCGTTAGCAGACCATTTTAAAATAGCAGGGCGAGCGGTAACCGTCCGTTTACCTGATGGCGAAAATGGGGCTGTACTTGAAGCGATTCGAGGAGCTAGCGAGGGTGATATTTTGGTCATTGATGCAAAGGGTAATAGAAATCGTGCTGTCGCAGGAGATTTTGTTATTTCTTTAGCAAAGGGTATGGGTGTACAGGGCTTTGTAGTAGACGGGGTTATTCGTGATATTGCTGCGATTCGAGAACTAGATTTTCCTGTATTTTCACTTGGGACAACCGTAGCAGCGGGCAATAAAAATGGCGGTGGTAAAGTGAATGTGCCAATCGCTATTGGCGGTGTAACAGTACAACCAGGTGATTATATTATTGGAGATGTAGATGGCGTTATTGTCGTGCCTCAAGAGGATGCAGAGCGTATTGTTGCAGCCGCTGAGGCGAAAGTCGAAAAGGATGAAGTGCGCGCACAAGAAGCCCATGTCAATGGCAAAGCGTCTATTATTGCTTATTTAGATAAAGTACTGACAAAATAA
- a CDS encoding TIGR00730 family Rossman fold protein, with product MRIAVYCGSALGNNPIYAEKASELGTVLAQHGHGIVYGGSKIGLMGKVADAALVAGGEVIGVMPTHLQKQESVHAALTEIHFVESMHIRKAKMVELADAFIALPGGGGTLDEYFEVFTWAQIKLHEKPVILFNINGFYDALLLHFSKMLEEGFIHPEHKALIRVATTAEEVLTMIK from the coding sequence ATGAGAATCGCAGTATATTGTGGATCAGCACTAGGCAATAACCCGATTTATGCTGAAAAGGCAAGTGAATTAGGAACGGTATTAGCACAACATGGACATGGTATTGTTTATGGAGGTTCTAAAATAGGATTGATGGGCAAAGTGGCAGATGCCGCCTTAGTAGCAGGTGGAGAGGTGATTGGCGTCATGCCTACTCATTTACAAAAACAAGAAAGCGTTCATGCCGCATTGACGGAAATACATTTTGTAGAATCCATGCATATACGTAAGGCAAAAATGGTTGAATTAGCAGATGCTTTTATCGCGTTGCCAGGTGGTGGCGGTACACTGGACGAATATTTTGAAGTATTCACATGGGCGCAGATTAAATTACATGAAAAGCCTGTTATTTTATTTAACATCAATGGTTTTTATGACGCACTTCTACTACATTTTTCTAAAATGCTAGAGGAGGGCTTTATACACCCAGAACACAAGGCGTTAATTCGTGTAGCTACAACGGCAGAAGAAGTTTTAACAATGATAAAATAA
- a CDS encoding deoxynucleoside kinase, with translation MNLREKYDIPPQTVITIAGTVGVGKSTMTKALAQALNFRTSFEKVDTNPYLDKFYDDFEKWSFHLQVYFLAERFKEQKRIFEYGGGFVQDRSIYEDTGIFAKMHYDKGTMSPTDYETYRNLFDAMVMTPYFPHPDLLVYLEGPIDDVIGRIQERGREMEQQTPNDYWIEMHERYENWINNFNSCPVLRLDINDYDLLKNPDAIESIVSRISHMLKQTSHLRK, from the coding sequence ATGAATTTGAGAGAGAAATATGATATTCCGCCACAAACTGTAATTACAATTGCCGGAACAGTAGGTGTAGGAAAATCAACGATGACAAAGGCGCTAGCACAAGCGTTAAATTTCCGTACATCATTTGAAAAAGTAGATACCAATCCGTACCTAGATAAGTTTTATGACGACTTTGAAAAATGGAGCTTCCATTTACAAGTCTATTTTCTAGCAGAACGTTTTAAAGAACAGAAGCGTATTTTCGAATATGGTGGGGGCTTTGTGCAAGATCGTTCTATTTATGAAGATACAGGGATTTTTGCCAAAATGCATTATGATAAAGGAACAATGAGTCCAACTGATTATGAAACGTATCGTAATTTATTTGATGCGATGGTGATGACACCGTATTTCCCGCACCCCGATTTATTAGTTTATTTAGAGGGACCGATTGATGATGTCATTGGACGTATTCAAGAGCGTGGTCGTGAGATGGAACAGCAAACACCAAATGATTATTGGATTGAAATGCATGAGCGTTACGAAAATTGGATAAATAATTTTAATTCATGCCCTGTCCTACGTTTAGATATTAATGATTATGATTTATTAAAAAATCCAGACGCAATTGAATCAATTGTCAGCCGCATAAGTCATATGCTAAAGCAAACAAGTCATTTACGTAAATAG
- a CDS encoding heavy metal translocating P-type ATPase translates to MHSELKETNLQITGMTCAACATRIEKGLKKMDGVEQATVNLALEKSSIKYDPAKLSEADFEKKIEALGYGVVKQKAELDITGMTCAACATRIEKGLNKLSGVSTATVNLALEKASIEFNPTEVSVSDIIGKVEKLGYGAHQKADERATEDYREKAIKQQQQKFLFSAILSLPLLWTMVAHFSLTSFLYVPDFLMNPWVQLVLATPVQFIIGKQFYVGAYKALRNGSANMDVLVVMGTSAAYFYSVYQAIVTVNSHHGPHLYFETSAVLITLILLGKLFEAKAKGRSSEAIKKLMGLQAKSAIVVRDGVEKEVPLEEVVIGDILLVKPGEKIPVDGEVLEGTTAVDESMLTGESLPVDKKQGDVLYGSTINKNGFVKMSATKVGRDTALAQIIKVVEDAQGSKAPIQRLADQISGIFVPIVVGIAIVTFLVWILWVKPGEFTPALEVLIAVLVIACPCALGLATPTSIMAGSGRAAEFGILFKGGEHLEQTQRIDTVVVDKTGTVTHGKPILTDVVLATGQEEASFLSLIGAAEKQSEHPLAQAIVQGIEERSVTLGDVQFFEAIPGYGVQATVSGQGVVIGTRKLMQQYDIDIEHILPTMETLEEYGKTTMLAAINGQYAGLVAVADTVKDTSKEAIRRLQDMGITVIMMTGDNERTAQAIGQEVGVNHVIAEVLPEGKADEVKKLQATGKNVAMVGDGINDAPALATANIGMAIGTGTDVAMEAADITLIRGDLTSIADAIIMSRKTMRNIKQNLFWAFAYNTLGIPIAAMGLLAPWVAGAAMAFSSVSVVLNALRLQRVKL, encoded by the coding sequence ATGCATTCTGAATTGAAGGAAACGAACCTACAAATTACAGGTATGACCTGCGCAGCGTGTGCTACGCGTATCGAAAAAGGCTTAAAAAAAATGGATGGTGTCGAGCAAGCAACTGTAAACTTAGCGCTTGAAAAATCCTCAATAAAATATGATCCAGCAAAATTGAGTGAAGCAGACTTTGAAAAGAAAATCGAAGCGTTAGGCTATGGCGTCGTAAAACAGAAAGCGGAACTTGATATTACAGGTATGACGTGTGCTGCATGTGCCACTCGTATTGAGAAAGGTTTAAATAAACTTTCTGGTGTTTCAACGGCAACTGTAAACTTGGCACTTGAAAAAGCATCCATTGAATTTAATCCAACCGAGGTTTCTGTATCGGACATTATTGGCAAGGTTGAGAAACTGGGATATGGTGCTCATCAAAAAGCAGATGAGCGAGCAACTGAAGATTATCGAGAAAAGGCAATAAAACAACAGCAACAAAAATTTCTTTTTTCAGCTATTCTATCGCTACCATTACTGTGGACGATGGTTGCTCACTTTTCATTGACATCGTTTTTATATGTCCCCGATTTTTTAATGAATCCTTGGGTGCAATTAGTGTTAGCTACACCAGTTCAATTTATTATTGGGAAACAATTTTATGTAGGCGCATATAAAGCTTTACGCAATGGCAGTGCTAATATGGATGTCCTTGTCGTTATGGGGACTTCAGCAGCTTATTTTTACAGCGTTTATCAAGCAATTGTTACAGTCAATTCACATCACGGCCCGCATCTATACTTTGAAACGAGTGCCGTTTTAATTACGTTAATTCTATTAGGTAAATTATTCGAAGCAAAGGCAAAAGGTCGTTCATCAGAAGCGATTAAAAAGCTTATGGGTCTGCAAGCGAAGTCGGCGATAGTTGTGCGAGATGGAGTAGAAAAAGAAGTCCCATTAGAAGAAGTTGTGATAGGCGATATTTTATTAGTTAAACCAGGCGAAAAAATACCTGTAGATGGGGAAGTATTAGAAGGTACAACAGCCGTTGATGAATCAATGCTAACAGGAGAAAGTCTTCCCGTAGATAAAAAACAAGGCGATGTATTATACGGTTCAACAATTAATAAAAATGGCTTTGTGAAAATGTCAGCAACCAAAGTTGGTAGAGACACAGCACTTGCTCAAATTATTAAAGTCGTAGAAGATGCACAAGGTTCAAAAGCGCCAATACAACGTTTAGCTGACCAAATTTCGGGCATATTCGTGCCGATTGTTGTTGGTATTGCGATCGTGACATTCCTTGTTTGGATTTTATGGGTAAAACCTGGTGAATTTACACCTGCACTAGAAGTGTTAATTGCGGTACTTGTTATTGCTTGTCCTTGTGCGCTAGGCTTAGCGACACCAACTTCTATTATGGCAGGTTCTGGTCGCGCTGCTGAATTTGGGATTTTGTTTAAAGGTGGCGAGCATTTAGAACAAACGCAACGCATTGATACGGTTGTTGTCGATAAAACAGGGACCGTAACACACGGCAAGCCGATATTAACAGACGTTGTACTAGCAACAGGGCAAGAAGAAGCATCCTTTCTTTCATTGATTGGGGCAGCAGAGAAACAATCCGAACATCCGCTAGCACAAGCCATTGTGCAAGGAATTGAAGAACGAAGTGTCACGCTTGGCGATGTTCAATTTTTTGAGGCCATTCCAGGTTACGGCGTGCAAGCAACCGTTTCTGGTCAAGGTGTGGTAATCGGGACACGTAAATTAATGCAACAATATGATATTGATATTGAGCATATATTGCCGACAATGGAGACATTAGAGGAATACGGTAAAACCACAATGTTGGCTGCTATAAATGGTCAATATGCAGGACTTGTTGCTGTTGCAGATACGGTGAAAGACACGTCAAAAGAAGCCATTCGTCGTTTACAGGATATGGGCATTACAGTCATTATGATGACGGGTGATAACGAACGGACTGCGCAAGCAATCGGTCAGGAAGTTGGGGTTAACCATGTTATCGCAGAAGTACTTCCAGAAGGTAAAGCGGATGAAGTGAAAAAACTGCAAGCTACGGGCAAAAATGTTGCGATGGTTGGTGATGGCATTAATGATGCACCAGCATTAGCAACTGCCAATATTGGGATGGCTATAGGAACTGGTACAGATGTGGCAATGGAGGCGGCTGATATTACGCTTATACGTGGTGATTTAACTAGCATTGCGGATGCCATTATTATGAGCCGTAAAACAATGCGCAATATTAAACAAAATCTATTTTGGGCATTTGCTTATAATACATTAGGGATTCCAATTGCAGCCATGGGCCTACTTGCACCGTGGGTAGCGGGCGCAGCTATGGCATTCAGCTCAGTGTCCGTCGTGTTAAATGCCTTACGTTTACAACGAGTAAAATTATAG
- a CDS encoding response regulator: MRYFIVDDDRASRVMLKQIIEDSGLGTVIGEARNGVDAIPQILMTQPEFVLIDLLMPKLDGIATVEHLLQNRFEGQFIMISQVVNKEMVGEAYEQGIDFFIHKPINRIEVENVLRKTTEQFRLKNSLLVIRQSLTNIDLSEQINNKATSRDHIQSILNDMGIVGEIGSEDIIAIIETLLAHQHKIAPLPPLKELYEEIAAVTKSTPDEILKESKAIEQRVRRTILAAMINLANLGVVDYTNSEFEYYAPRYFDFKEIRQLMTQIEDHGNRKAKVNIKKFIQVLYSDILTKVN; encoded by the coding sequence ATGAGGTATTTTATTGTAGATGATGATCGTGCAAGCCGCGTGATGCTAAAACAAATTATTGAAGATAGTGGTTTAGGTACAGTAATCGGCGAAGCACGTAATGGGGTGGATGCCATTCCACAAATATTAATGACACAACCTGAATTTGTACTAATCGACTTACTTATGCCTAAGCTAGATGGTATAGCAACGGTGGAGCATCTTCTTCAGAATCGATTTGAAGGACAGTTTATTATGATTTCACAAGTTGTTAATAAGGAAATGGTCGGTGAGGCCTATGAACAAGGGATAGATTTCTTTATTCATAAACCTATTAACCGTATTGAGGTTGAAAATGTTTTACGCAAAACAACGGAACAATTTCGCCTAAAAAATTCCCTATTAGTTATTCGACAATCACTAACGAACATCGATTTAAGTGAGCAAATAAACAATAAAGCCACATCGCGAGACCACATCCAATCCATCTTAAATGATATGGGGATTGTCGGTGAAATTGGAAGTGAGGATATTATAGCAATTATTGAAACATTGCTAGCTCATCAGCACAAAATTGCGCCACTTCCTCCATTAAAAGAGCTTTATGAGGAAATTGCAGCTGTCACAAAGTCAACTCCTGATGAAATATTAAAAGAGAGTAAAGCAATTGAACAGCGGGTACGTCGAACGATTTTAGCTGCCATGATAAATCTCGCCAATTTAGGCGTCGTTGATTATACAAACTCTGAATTTGAATATTATGCACCTCGATACTTTGACTTTAAAGAGATTCGTCAGCTTATGACGCAAATCGAAGACCATGGGAATCGCAAAGCAAAGGTCAATATTAAGAAGTTTATTCAGGTGTTATATTCAGACATTTTAACAAAAGTAAATTAA
- a CDS encoding ATP-binding protein: MYSKAFISRSSLTWIISIALLTAIGSEIKIIPFANTSFRFGLGTIIFFLCTLLRPTPIILAGIVTSIVTTILRIAISYYTHNTSLIDGIYNHLPAGTFYLLFAICLQLLNIHQYREKPLKLGLLVAFSEVISNLAEQLLRFLVQSYTILFIHDLLILLAVALLRSFFVVGIYSSIVIAEQKKRVQEMLTIGSDLYVETLYLKKSMNHIETITANGFDLYRQLKAQGNRSESIQALHIAQEIHEVKKDSQRIYAGISKIVGDKSFGSLRLSELLHYIEDGNRKYSELLGKDIQFNISLDTDFLTNEHIALLALLNNLTANAIEAIEKQGIVSIDIQQQEVDTVITVSDDGKGISESDLSIIFEPGYTTKYNVEGVAATGIGLSHVAELISKLNGSISVESNNYKTVFKIIIPTQTILTGET; this comes from the coding sequence ATGTATTCCAAAGCCTTTATTTCTCGTAGTTCCCTCACGTGGATTATATCCATCGCTTTATTAACGGCTATCGGTAGTGAAATTAAAATCATTCCTTTCGCCAATACTTCTTTTCGCTTTGGTCTCGGGACAATTATATTCTTTTTATGCACCTTACTTAGACCGACACCAATTATTTTAGCCGGCATTGTAACCAGCATTGTAACGACCATTTTACGAATCGCTATTAGTTACTATACGCATAATACATCTTTAATAGATGGTATTTATAATCACTTACCTGCTGGGACATTTTATTTATTATTTGCAATATGCCTACAGCTTTTAAATATTCATCAATATCGTGAAAAGCCATTAAAGTTAGGATTACTAGTTGCCTTCAGCGAGGTTATTAGTAATTTAGCGGAACAATTGCTACGTTTCCTTGTCCAATCTTATACAATTTTATTTATTCATGACCTACTCATCCTATTAGCCGTTGCCCTGTTACGTAGTTTTTTTGTTGTTGGCATTTATAGCTCTATTGTCATTGCAGAGCAAAAAAAACGCGTGCAGGAAATGCTGACGATTGGTTCAGATTTATATGTAGAGACGCTCTATTTAAAAAAATCTATGAACCATATTGAAACGATTACTGCCAATGGGTTTGATTTGTATAGACAATTAAAAGCACAAGGCAATCGTTCAGAAAGTATACAAGCACTTCATATTGCCCAGGAAATTCATGAAGTCAAAAAAGATTCTCAGCGAATTTATGCGGGGATATCTAAAATTGTTGGGGACAAGAGCTTCGGCTCATTACGATTATCAGAATTATTACATTATATAGAAGACGGCAATCGCAAATACAGTGAGTTACTCGGTAAAGACATCCAGTTTAATATAAGTTTAGATACTGATTTTTTAACGAATGAGCATATTGCCTTGCTGGCACTATTAAATAATTTAACTGCTAATGCCATTGAAGCAATTGAAAAGCAAGGTATCGTATCTATTGATATTCAACAGCAGGAGGTTGATACTGTAATAACAGTAAGTGATGATGGAAAAGGCATCTCCGAAAGTGACCTTTCTATTATTTTTGAACCTGGCTATACGACGAAATATAATGTTGAAGGTGTAGCAGCTACAGGAATTGGACTATCACATGTCGCTGAATTAATTTCTAAATTAAATGGCTCCATTTCAGTTGAATCAAATAACTACAAAACGGTGTTTAAAATTATAATTCCTACGCAAACTATTCTAACGGGAGAGACTTAA
- a CDS encoding deoxynucleoside kinase: MTVPFVAVEGPIGVGKTSLAKEVAATFNYHLLKEIVDENPFLNKFYENIEEWSFQTEMFFLCNRYKQLTDIKKLRLAQKTSVVSDYHIFKNLIFAKRTLPPAEYEKYEEIYQILTKDMPVPNVVVYLHASVDTLMKRIAKRGREFEKMISREYMEQLVADYHTFTEHFEQLHPEIPVIRFNGDQLDFVKNPQDLQYVLQTIEETLQQRSLQQ, encoded by the coding sequence GTGACGGTTCCATTTGTTGCAGTAGAAGGTCCGATTGGTGTAGGCAAAACTTCATTGGCAAAAGAGGTAGCGGCAACATTTAATTACCATCTATTAAAAGAAATTGTAGACGAAAATCCGTTTTTAAATAAGTTTTATGAAAATATTGAGGAATGGAGTTTCCAAACAGAAATGTTCTTCCTCTGTAATCGCTATAAACAATTAACAGATATAAAGAAGTTACGTTTAGCACAAAAGACATCAGTTGTATCGGACTATCATATTTTTAAAAATTTAATTTTTGCAAAGCGTACATTGCCACCTGCCGAGTACGAAAAGTATGAAGAAATCTATCAAATTTTAACAAAAGATATGCCAGTGCCTAATGTCGTCGTTTATTTACATGCTAGTGTCGATACGTTAATGAAACGCATTGCTAAACGGGGGCGTGAATTTGAGAAAATGATTTCACGTGAATATATGGAGCAGTTAGTAGCAGACTATCATACTTTTACAGAGCATTTTGAGCAGTTACATCCCGAAATTCCTGTAATCCGATTTAATGGAGATCAACTTGATTTTGTAAAAAACCCACAAGATTTACAATATGTATTACAAACAATCGAAGAAACGTTACAACAAAGGAGCTTGCAACAATGA